The following are from one region of the Cyanobium gracile PCC 6307 genome:
- a CDS encoding acyltransferase family protein: MAVAPAVTSTGAAAAASVPASGGGGKGGGFAYRPDIDALRGAAMLAVLVFHLNKGWLPGGFTGVDIFFVISGYVVMGSLLGQASKPLWPRLGNFYLRRVRRLLPNLLVCLGVTSLGVAMLIPPLESGPYFNVALKALFGWSNNFLMGQVDYFATDADLNPFLHTWSLGVEQQFYLVFPLLMVGIGYGVRRSVPLLVALVVLSLGASWWWTQNAPMAAFFLMPSRLWELTVGSLLLVAQRRGLVGASWLQGRWPRLAGAALLLWAVVMTSEREGFPVPGVLPAVVGTLLVLQAGPGEGGRFLPGRWLERFLLTCGLLSYSLYLWHWPVIVLLRWTWGMETWWQYVVAVAGSVVLAVAAYGLVEQPVRRYPLKWWWETLLALLAVGGLWIGIDALHHQFRGLLFQGKDADPVPISERVHALNPLIPGTGITSDCTVASGKPYNATTRPNFDKCNRPGLPGAREIFLLGDSHAQHLLPMLDAVTARTGQRLTFAAMGACLIDPQLTVTWQQGRYESCRQFSDGEMERSLQRLQPGDIVLVSGFLHNYLASNDVEGRGYGAPTYLGERRLRIAEVRRAWVGGMRAYAERLAAQGIQLVLVVDNPSLAREPVACQDPAGSSCAGDAATTARMRATLGGLLAQVTAGLPNVHVFDPTPYLVGPDGRVVYRRPDGTPLYADSHHLSVSGSRSLAAPFERFLQQQGLTSPRPTASPSP, from the coding sequence ATGGCTGTGGCCCCCGCCGTCACGAGCACCGGAGCCGCCGCAGCGGCGAGCGTCCCGGCGTCCGGAGGCGGCGGGAAGGGGGGTGGGTTTGCCTACCGACCGGACATCGATGCGCTGCGGGGAGCGGCGATGCTGGCGGTGCTGGTGTTCCACCTGAACAAGGGGTGGCTGCCGGGTGGCTTCACGGGGGTGGACATCTTCTTCGTGATTTCGGGCTACGTGGTGATGGGCTCGCTGCTGGGCCAGGCGAGCAAGCCGCTGTGGCCCCGTCTGGGGAATTTCTATCTGCGGCGCGTGCGGCGGTTGCTGCCGAACCTGCTGGTGTGCCTGGGGGTGACGAGCCTGGGGGTGGCGATGCTGATCCCGCCGCTGGAGAGCGGGCCGTATTTCAACGTGGCCCTCAAGGCGCTGTTCGGCTGGTCGAACAACTTCCTGATGGGGCAGGTCGATTACTTCGCCACGGATGCGGATCTGAATCCCTTTCTGCACACCTGGTCGCTGGGTGTGGAGCAGCAGTTCTACCTGGTGTTCCCGCTGCTGATGGTGGGGATCGGCTATGGGGTGCGGCGCAGTGTGCCGCTGCTGGTGGCGCTGGTGGTGCTGTCGCTGGGGGCGAGCTGGTGGTGGACGCAGAACGCGCCGATGGCGGCCTTTTTCCTGATGCCGAGCCGGCTTTGGGAACTGACAGTGGGCTCGCTGCTGCTGGTGGCGCAGCGGCGGGGGCTGGTGGGGGCGAGCTGGCTGCAGGGCCGCTGGCCGCGGCTGGCGGGGGCGGCGCTGCTGCTGTGGGCGGTGGTGATGACGTCGGAGCGTGAGGGCTTCCCGGTGCCGGGTGTGCTGCCGGCGGTGGTGGGGACGCTGCTGGTGCTGCAGGCGGGCCCCGGCGAGGGGGGCAGATTCCTGCCGGGGCGGTGGCTGGAGCGGTTTCTGCTGACGTGCGGGCTGCTGTCGTACTCGCTGTACCTGTGGCACTGGCCGGTGATCGTGCTGCTGCGGTGGACGTGGGGGATGGAGACGTGGTGGCAGTACGTGGTGGCGGTGGCGGGGAGCGTGGTGCTGGCGGTGGCGGCGTACGGGCTGGTGGAGCAGCCGGTGCGCCGGTATCCCCTGAAGTGGTGGTGGGAGACGCTGCTGGCGCTGCTGGCGGTGGGGGGGTTGTGGATCGGCATCGATGCCCTGCACCACCAGTTCCGCGGCCTGTTGTTCCAGGGGAAGGACGCCGATCCGGTGCCGATCAGCGAGCGGGTCCATGCCCTCAATCCCCTGATCCCGGGCACCGGCATCACCAGTGATTGCACGGTGGCCAGTGGCAAGCCCTACAACGCCACCACCCGGCCGAATTTCGACAAGTGCAACCGGCCCGGCCTCCCCGGCGCCCGGGAGATCTTCCTGCTGGGTGATTCCCACGCCCAGCACCTCCTGCCGATGCTGGATGCGGTGACCGCCCGCACCGGCCAGCGCCTCACCTTTGCCGCCATGGGCGCCTGCCTGATCGATCCGCAGCTCACCGTCACCTGGCAGCAGGGCCGCTACGAATCCTGCCGCCAGTTCTCCGACGGGGAGATGGAGCGCTCCCTGCAGCGCCTCCAGCCGGGGGACATCGTCCTGGTGTCGGGCTTCCTGCACAACTACCTGGCCAGCAACGACGTGGAGGGACGGGGCTACGGGGCCCCCACCTACCTGGGCGAGCGCCGCCTGCGCATCGCCGAGGTGCGCAGGGCCTGGGTGGGCGGCATGCGGGCCTACGCCGAACGGCTGGCGGCCCAGGGCATCCAGTTGGTGCTGGTGGTCGACAACCCGTCCCTGGCCAGGGAGCCGGTGGCCTGTCAAGACCCCGCCGGCAGCAGCTGCGCCGGCGATGCCGCCACCACCGCCCGGATGCGGGCGACCCTGGGCGGGCTGCTCGCCCAGGTGACCGCTGGCCTGCCCAATGTCCATGTCTTCGACCCCAC